A section of the Leptospira semungkisensis genome encodes:
- a CDS encoding saccharopine dehydrogenase family protein → MAISKWMIYGANGYTGELIARRAVSRGQKPVLAGRSEDKIAELAKELRLEYKVFDLKEPEEIAKNIRSFKLVLHCAGPFVLTSLPMAQACIAEKVHYLDITGEIPVYESLQKLEKQAEKAGVLLLPGVGFDIVPTDCLASSLKKSLPKAKELELAFVGLSEVSPGTMKSALAQLPYGSRARRNGEMVVLPHLSTSREVKAGGRSYKVFGIPWGDVFTAYISTGIPNIDVYTDIPAGQVRAMRYMKPALSLLKVPFVLKAVQALVGKTIKGPGESTRTKTKTTVWGEVRTEDGKKFNRILECKEGYEFTIESSLAAVSKVLAGKGGKGFKTPSLAFGADFVLEIPGSKWVALPN, encoded by the coding sequence ATGGCAATTTCAAAATGGATGATTTACGGAGCAAATGGTTATACGGGAGAGCTGATCGCGCGTCGAGCGGTATCCCGAGGACAGAAACCGGTGCTTGCGGGAAGAAGCGAGGATAAGATCGCTGAACTTGCAAAAGAACTTAGATTGGAATACAAGGTTTTCGATCTGAAGGAGCCCGAGGAGATTGCCAAAAATATTCGATCCTTCAAACTAGTTCTTCACTGTGCTGGCCCATTTGTTCTTACATCACTGCCGATGGCTCAGGCCTGCATTGCCGAAAAAGTGCATTATCTTGATATAACTGGAGAGATCCCAGTCTACGAATCCCTTCAAAAATTGGAGAAGCAAGCGGAGAAGGCGGGAGTCCTTCTTCTTCCAGGCGTAGGATTCGATATTGTGCCAACGGATTGTTTGGCTTCTTCCCTTAAGAAATCCTTACCGAAAGCAAAGGAATTGGAACTTGCCTTCGTTGGTTTGAGCGAAGTTTCTCCGGGAACAATGAAGAGTGCGCTCGCACAACTTCCTTACGGATCTAGAGCGAGAAGAAATGGTGAGATGGTCGTCCTTCCTCATTTAAGCACCAGTCGTGAAGTGAAAGCTGGTGGGAGATCCTACAAAGTATTTGGAATTCCTTGGGGAGATGTCTTTACCGCGTATATATCTACAGGGATCCCGAATATAGATGTTTATACGGATATTCCCGCAGGACAGGTCAGAGCCATGCGTTATATGAAACCTGCCTTGTCCTTATTAAAAGTTCCATTTGTGTTGAAGGCCGTTCAGGCATTGGTCGGTAAAACGATCAAAGGCCCGGGAGAATCTACTCGCACTAAAACCAAAACCACAGTCTGGGGAGAGGTCAGAACGGAAGATGGAAAGAAATTCAATCGGATCTTAGAATGCAAAGAAGGATATGAGTTCACGATCGAATCTTCTCTCGCTGCAGTCTCAAAAGTTTTAGCGGGGAAGGGAGGAAAGGGATTCAAGACTCCTAGTCTTGCATTCGGCGCGGACTTTGTATTAGAGATACCAGGTTCGAAATGGGTGGCTCTCCCAAATTGA
- a CDS encoding circularly permuted type 2 ATP-grasp protein: MLLTNYQTDSFYDEMFSEEGGIRQSYHILKSRIEGMDDKELLSRKASAEKALLSLGITFNVYGDEEEEERIMPFDIIPRIVTAHEWKKVEEGLKQRIRALNLFIQDIYGDEKIIKDGIIPAEIVYSSSGYLKECKGIVPPKGIWIHITGTDLVRDGDGQMLVLEDNLRCPSGVSYVLENREVMKKTFPELFASLSVRPIYDYPIRLRGMLEHLSDKSNPNIAVLTPGIYNSAYYEHSFLASRMGVSLVEGTDLTVRDDKLYMRTTKGLKQVDILYRRIDDTFLDPKAFRKDSMLGVPGLFDVFKKGNVALANAPGTGVADDKVIYSYVPDFIKYYLGEDPIIPNVPTYLCSREKDLNYVCENIGNLVVKAANGAGGYGMIIGPVASMKEKEEFVAKVKADPRNYIAQPVLSLSRIPTLIEDKLEGRHVDLRPFILYGEEIYVMPGGLTRVALRRGSLVVNSSQGGGSKDTWVMG, translated from the coding sequence ATGCTCCTGACAAACTATCAAACGGATTCTTTTTACGATGAAATGTTCTCTGAGGAGGGCGGGATTCGGCAGAGCTATCATATCTTAAAATCCAGAATTGAAGGGATGGATGATAAAGAACTTCTGAGCAGAAAGGCCTCTGCAGAGAAGGCGCTACTTTCTCTTGGGATCACATTCAATGTGTATGGAGATGAGGAAGAAGAAGAAAGGATCATGCCTTTCGATATCATTCCCCGCATCGTCACTGCTCATGAATGGAAGAAGGTGGAGGAAGGTCTGAAGCAAAGGATCCGCGCCTTGAATCTTTTCATCCAAGACATTTATGGTGATGAGAAGATCATTAAGGACGGGATCATTCCCGCAGAGATCGTTTATAGTAGCTCCGGTTATTTGAAAGAATGTAAAGGAATCGTTCCTCCAAAGGGAATTTGGATCCATATCACCGGAACGGACTTGGTTCGCGATGGGGACGGGCAGATGCTTGTGCTTGAAGATAATCTTCGCTGTCCTTCCGGAGTTTCTTATGTATTAGAAAATCGTGAAGTAATGAAGAAGACCTTTCCTGAATTATTTGCGAGTCTTTCTGTGCGTCCGATCTACGATTATCCGATTCGTCTTCGAGGAATGCTCGAACATCTTTCGGATAAATCGAATCCGAATATTGCGGTACTTACTCCCGGAATTTATAACTCCGCTTATTATGAGCATAGCTTTCTTGCCTCCAGAATGGGTGTTTCTCTGGTAGAAGGAACCGATCTCACTGTACGAGATGATAAGCTCTACATGAGGACTACCAAGGGCTTGAAGCAGGTGGATATTCTTTATCGTAGGATAGATGATACCTTCCTCGATCCTAAAGCTTTTCGCAAGGATTCTATGTTGGGAGTTCCTGGTTTATTTGATGTATTCAAAAAAGGGAATGTTGCTCTTGCTAACGCTCCCGGAACTGGTGTTGCGGACGATAAGGTTATTTATTCCTATGTTCCCGATTTTATTAAGTACTACTTGGGTGAAGATCCTATCATTCCAAATGTTCCTACCTATCTTTGCTCAAGAGAGAAAGATCTGAACTATGTTTGCGAAAATATAGGAAATCTGGTGGTAAAAGCGGCTAACGGAGCAGGAGGATACGGTATGATCATCGGTCCTGTTGCAAGCATGAAAGAAAAAGAGGAGTTTGTGGCGAAAGTAAAAGCGGATCCTCGCAATTATATCGCTCAACCGGTGCTTAGTCTTTCTAGGATTCCTACCTTAATCGAAGATAAATTAGAAGGACGCCATGTTGATCTAAGACCATTCATTCTTTATGGAGAAGAGATCTACGTTATGCCAGGAGGTTTAACTAGAGTTGCTTTAAGAAGAGGATCCTTGGTGGTGAATTCATCTCAAGGTGGAGGCTCCAAAGACACTTGGGTAATGGGTTGA
- a CDS encoding ArsR/SmtB family transcription factor: MHDVFRALADPIRRDLLDRLYKKDGQSLGQLCKSLSIRRQSVSQHLEILEEANLILTLKRGREKMHYLNPAPIQEISERWLKKYEKRRLQALQELKESLEDPKK, encoded by the coding sequence ATGCATGACGTGTTTCGGGCTCTCGCCGACCCGATCCGAAGGGATTTATTGGATAGGTTGTATAAGAAGGATGGGCAGAGCCTTGGACAGCTTTGCAAATCCTTATCCATACGTAGGCAATCTGTTTCCCAGCACCTGGAGATCTTGGAGGAAGCGAACCTGATCCTTACTCTTAAAAGGGGAAGAGAAAAGATGCATTATCTAAATCCGGCGCCGATCCAGGAGATCTCGGAACGCTGGTTGAAAAAATACGAGAAAAGAAGACTGCAAGCATTGCAGGAGCTCAAGGAATCGTTGGAGGATCCAAAAAAATGA
- a CDS encoding LIC_12337 family protein, translated as MKKNIQKALRKTAFILTIFFAISVGFKFDGISKEDAAGFPLSLRFKLLQPLQASANDWGFVRQSATWARGNSLFMDDIIASIESNTLLVAAASGNTVTATNMKVGDGGGVFDVRLTLNNSGSEFSPTSTVYTGTKTFSNYFELKVTGTSTMALQFYWDNNPRDPSTQGALLIYNLALVAPDIWTATANIESYVYMPDLVNDTTGTYTAYPLQGLIQTYSWSSGNLGTDSELALHAQKGRVILEEMDNQTVFCFKTVVRIDGTANLFPTLNPNKALCPSTNGNEYYKLAYSQKLTGDLNVTAKEGWDETAIAASGTDTICSGLIPTISYGLFNFNGFVKDQVASADIPSDYVQANRVDGLYGRVGGQGKTGTGDTNGVKWDDTTQATIDALSVSFQSSPGVVGTPIPIN; from the coding sequence ATGAAGAAGAATATTCAAAAAGCCTTACGTAAGACTGCTTTCATTCTGACCATTTTCTTTGCGATCAGCGTCGGATTCAAATTCGACGGGATCTCTAAGGAGGATGCGGCCGGCTTTCCCTTGTCTTTAAGATTCAAATTACTCCAGCCTTTGCAAGCAAGTGCAAACGATTGGGGATTTGTAAGACAGTCCGCCACCTGGGCGAGAGGAAATTCTCTCTTTATGGACGATATCATTGCAAGCATTGAATCGAATACTTTGCTCGTTGCAGCTGCCAGTGGAAATACGGTAACAGCTACTAATATGAAGGTAGGGGATGGGGGCGGAGTATTCGATGTTCGACTGACTCTGAATAATTCCGGGAGCGAATTCTCTCCGACGTCTACTGTCTATACTGGCACAAAGACATTCTCCAATTATTTTGAGTTGAAGGTGACTGGAACATCTACCATGGCTTTGCAGTTCTATTGGGATAATAACCCGAGAGACCCTTCTACTCAGGGAGCATTATTAATCTATAATTTAGCTCTGGTTGCTCCCGATATTTGGACAGCTACTGCGAACATAGAAAGTTATGTGTACATGCCTGATTTGGTAAATGATACTACTGGAACCTACACAGCATATCCTCTACAAGGTTTGATCCAAACTTACTCTTGGAGTTCCGGAAATTTAGGTACTGATTCAGAGCTCGCTCTTCATGCGCAAAAGGGAAGGGTGATTTTAGAGGAAATGGACAACCAAACCGTTTTTTGTTTCAAAACAGTAGTCCGTATAGATGGAACGGCAAATCTTTTTCCAACGTTAAATCCGAACAAGGCCCTTTGCCCGTCTACGAATGGCAACGAATATTATAAATTAGCCTATAGCCAAAAGCTAACGGGAGATTTGAACGTAACCGCAAAAGAAGGTTGGGATGAAACTGCGATTGCTGCTTCTGGAACGGATACAATTTGCAGTGGTTTAATACCAACTATCAGTTACGGTCTATTTAATTTTAACGGATTTGTGAAAGATCAGGTGGCAAGTGCAGATATTCCTTCCGACTATGTACAGGCAAATCGAGTAGATGGGCTTTACGGAAGAGTTGGTGGCCAAGGTAAAACTGGAACCGGAGACACGAACGGAGTCAAGTGGGATGATACTACCCAAGCAACGATCGATGCCCTAAGTGTTTCCTTCCAATCTTCTCCTGGAGTAGTAGGGACACCGATTCCGATCAATTAA
- a CDS encoding DUF2126 domain-containing protein: MSLLVSLTHETSYEYDRPVNLSPHVIRLRPAPHSRTRIVSYSLNVEPAEQFLNWQQDPFGNYQARLVFPKKTEKLKILVDLVAEIQVINPFDFFLEPDAEETPFIYSDALRKELLPYLSATDGSHALANYISSLRKDGILKPKRTVDFLVGLNQRVYQDVSYVIRMEPGVQTCTETLERKSGSCRDSAFLLVQILRHIGLASRFVSGYLIQLKPDEVAVKGPAGPKEDFTDLHAWAEVFLPGAGWVGLDPTSGLFAGEGHIPLAAVPEPVSASPVFGYSDPADTKFGFRMEVKRFQESPRVTKPYSDNTWERVLRLGKHLDERCKKNDIRISIGGEPTFISDKDRQDPQWNTAALGKEKLEFGETLLEKLREHFSPGSLVQVTQGKWYPGEPLPRWSLNTFWRKDGEALWKNKSLLSSSEEKKVQDVDKELEKAKSFGEKLCSILGVSSKHIVPLYEDGFYYLWKEGQFPEWADPKNTESLSEDFSFEALERKKTLSLMDRNFKLKKAFAIPLQFNYISSEWESSEWKYKREKLFLIPGDSPAGFRLPFSSISDTFRMSAVLTDISRKKSLTSRKEIDSRLEKRTKKEPKFFATGSDLPIRTTLVLEPRSGVLRIFLPPVEGVEPWLDLIASIEEAAKTCGVEVVLEGYEPPSDSRLGLFRITPDPGVLEVNLHPSSNFKELEEKTRILYEEARELGLSAEKFMIDGRHTGTGGGNHITVGAMSPDDSPFLRRPDLLRSLVSYWQHHPSLSYLFSGLFIGPTSQAPRLDEGRDESLYEFELAASQLEQIKEPNPWLVDRLFRNLLTDLTGNTHRAEISIDKLYPPSGSRLGLVELRGFEMPPHHRMSVVQQLLVLSLLCRFWEKPYTHPPIYWGTELHDRFLLPHFVWNDFKNVLQDLKEHGFDFKEEEFLPFFEFRFPLYGKTQREEVFLELRMALEPWNVLGEEASSFGTSRAVDSALERLQVKVEGWSDRYLLSCNGYEVPLKSTGRKGEAVSGIRFKAWNPVFTLHPNLPTHPYLVFDIWDTWSSRPLGGCRYYVSHPGGRAYDTYPVNSFEAESRRISRFHADGHSVQNGSAPKKVSHSGGFTLDLRWADSIREK; this comes from the coding sequence ATGTCTCTTTTAGTTTCATTAACTCACGAAACTTCCTACGAATATGATAGGCCGGTAAATTTATCTCCTCATGTGATCCGCTTGAGACCGGCTCCTCATTCTAGGACTCGAATTGTTTCTTATTCCCTCAATGTCGAACCTGCAGAGCAATTCTTGAACTGGCAGCAGGATCCTTTTGGCAATTATCAGGCGAGATTGGTTTTTCCTAAAAAAACGGAGAAGCTCAAGATCCTAGTCGATCTAGTTGCTGAGATCCAAGTAATCAATCCTTTCGATTTCTTTCTAGAGCCGGACGCAGAAGAAACTCCCTTTATTTATTCGGATGCTCTCCGGAAGGAACTCCTTCCGTATTTGAGTGCAACGGATGGAAGTCACGCACTTGCGAATTATATCTCTTCTCTCCGAAAGGACGGCATACTCAAACCAAAGAGGACAGTGGACTTTCTTGTGGGTTTGAATCAAAGAGTCTACCAAGATGTTTCTTATGTGATTCGAATGGAGCCAGGAGTCCAAACCTGTACCGAGACCTTGGAGAGAAAATCCGGCTCTTGTAGAGATTCTGCATTTTTACTCGTGCAGATCCTTCGTCATATAGGGCTCGCTTCTAGATTTGTGTCCGGCTATTTGATACAACTTAAGCCGGATGAAGTCGCTGTCAAAGGACCCGCTGGACCTAAAGAGGATTTTACCGACCTTCACGCCTGGGCGGAAGTTTTCTTGCCGGGAGCAGGTTGGGTGGGCCTTGATCCTACTTCAGGTTTGTTTGCTGGAGAAGGTCATATTCCATTGGCCGCAGTTCCTGAGCCTGTGAGTGCATCTCCTGTTTTCGGTTATTCGGATCCTGCGGACACCAAATTCGGATTTAGGATGGAAGTGAAACGCTTTCAGGAAAGTCCTAGAGTGACCAAGCCGTATTCGGATAATACTTGGGAAAGAGTTCTTCGACTTGGAAAACATCTGGATGAAAGATGCAAGAAAAATGATATACGAATTTCTATCGGTGGAGAGCCCACTTTTATTTCAGATAAGGACAGGCAGGATCCTCAATGGAATACTGCAGCTTTAGGAAAAGAGAAATTAGAGTTCGGTGAAACTCTATTAGAAAAACTGAGAGAACACTTTTCTCCCGGCTCTCTTGTGCAAGTCACTCAAGGGAAATGGTATCCTGGAGAGCCGCTTCCTCGTTGGTCTTTGAATACATTTTGGAGAAAGGATGGGGAGGCTCTTTGGAAGAATAAATCTCTGCTCTCTAGTTCCGAAGAAAAGAAAGTCCAAGACGTCGACAAAGAATTAGAAAAGGCAAAAAGTTTCGGCGAAAAACTTTGCTCTATACTAGGGGTCTCTTCTAAACATATCGTCCCTCTTTACGAGGATGGATTCTATTATTTATGGAAGGAAGGTCAATTTCCCGAATGGGCTGATCCTAAAAATACAGAATCCTTATCTGAGGATTTTTCTTTCGAGGCATTGGAAAGAAAGAAAACCCTTTCTTTGATGGATAGGAATTTCAAATTAAAGAAAGCATTCGCAATTCCATTACAATTTAATTATATATCTTCAGAGTGGGAAAGCTCCGAATGGAAATACAAGAGAGAAAAACTCTTTCTTATTCCTGGAGACAGTCCGGCCGGATTCAGGCTGCCATTTTCCTCCATATCAGATACTTTCAGGATGAGCGCAGTTCTTACGGATATCTCTCGCAAAAAGTCCTTAACTAGCCGAAAAGAAATCGATTCTCGCTTAGAAAAAAGGACTAAGAAGGAGCCAAAGTTCTTTGCAACAGGAAGTGATCTTCCTATCCGGACTACCTTGGTGCTTGAGCCTAGATCAGGTGTTCTTAGGATCTTTCTTCCTCCTGTAGAAGGAGTGGAGCCTTGGTTGGATCTGATCGCTTCTATCGAAGAGGCAGCGAAAACTTGTGGAGTAGAAGTCGTTTTGGAAGGATATGAGCCTCCTTCCGATTCTAGATTGGGTCTGTTTCGCATAACGCCTGATCCCGGCGTATTAGAAGTGAATTTACATCCTTCTTCTAATTTTAAGGAATTAGAAGAGAAGACCCGTATTCTGTATGAAGAGGCAAGGGAACTCGGTCTGAGTGCAGAAAAGTTCATGATAGATGGGAGACATACGGGAACCGGCGGTGGAAATCATATCACAGTGGGAGCGATGTCTCCGGATGATAGTCCATTCCTTAGGAGACCGGATCTGTTGCGGAGTTTGGTAAGCTACTGGCAACATCATCCTTCTCTTTCCTATCTGTTTTCGGGTTTGTTTATCGGGCCAACATCTCAGGCTCCGCGCTTGGATGAGGGAAGGGACGAAAGCCTATACGAATTCGAACTCGCTGCTTCTCAATTGGAACAAATTAAGGAACCGAATCCATGGTTGGTGGATCGGTTATTTAGGAATTTATTAACTGATCTTACCGGGAACACTCATAGGGCAGAGATTTCCATCGATAAGCTTTATCCTCCATCGGGTTCTCGTCTTGGACTCGTAGAATTAAGAGGCTTTGAGATGCCACCTCATCATAGAATGAGTGTGGTCCAACAGCTATTAGTTCTTTCTTTGCTTTGTCGTTTTTGGGAAAAGCCTTATACACATCCCCCTATCTACTGGGGAACCGAATTGCATGATCGTTTTCTGTTGCCTCATTTTGTTTGGAATGATTTCAAGAATGTCCTACAGGATCTGAAAGAACATGGATTCGATTTCAAAGAAGAAGAGTTCCTTCCTTTCTTCGAATTTCGTTTTCCTCTTTATGGTAAGACACAAAGAGAAGAAGTATTTTTAGAATTAAGAATGGCGCTGGAACCTTGGAATGTCTTAGGAGAAGAAGCTTCTTCCTTTGGAACATCAAGAGCAGTGGATTCTGCATTAGAAAGATTGCAAGTAAAGGTAGAAGGTTGGAGTGATCGTTATCTGTTAAGCTGTAACGGTTATGAGGTTCCTCTTAAATCTACCGGAAGAAAAGGCGAGGCCGTTTCCGGAATTAGATTTAAGGCTTGGAATCCTGTGTTCACTCTGCATCCGAATCTTCCTACTCATCCGTATCTTGTATTTGATATTTGGGATACCTGGTCTTCTCGCCCATTGGGTGGTTGTCGTTATTATGTTTCTCATCCTGGAGGAAGGGCGTACGATACATATCCCGTAAACTCTTTCGAGGCAGAGAGTCGTAGGATCTCCAGATTTCATGCGGACGGTCATTCTGTGCAGAACGGTTCGGCTCCTAAAAAGGTAAGTCATTCTGGCGGCTTTACCTTGGATCTTCGTTGGGCAGATTCCATTCGAGAGAAGTAA
- a CDS encoding TIGR04282 family arsenosugar biosynthesis glycosyltransferase, giving the protein MKGPILHVFLKNPIPGKVKTRLAKEIGEEAALEVYQALVEKTRDACKEVDVTKVLWFDSYLPNPSDLGSWGHSPLHIRLQQGKDLGEKMRNAFQYSFQNGATLSVLIGSDCPELDALHIKEAFRILENKDVILGPAKDGGYYLVGLQSDTPELFQGIEWSTETVFSRSLEKMQWARKQVGLLPVLSDLDEAKDLEYFESKGVLDWKKPNA; this is encoded by the coding sequence ATGAAAGGCCCAATCTTACACGTATTTCTAAAGAACCCGATTCCAGGAAAAGTAAAGACCAGACTCGCAAAAGAAATTGGCGAAGAAGCTGCTTTGGAGGTTTATCAGGCTCTTGTGGAAAAAACGAGAGATGCCTGCAAGGAAGTAGACGTGACCAAGGTCCTCTGGTTCGACTCTTATCTTCCCAATCCTTCCGATCTAGGGAGTTGGGGTCATTCTCCTCTGCATATTCGTCTGCAACAAGGAAAGGATTTGGGAGAGAAGATGAGAAATGCTTTTCAATATTCCTTTCAAAACGGAGCCACCTTATCCGTGTTAATCGGAAGTGATTGTCCTGAGTTAGACGCGCTTCATATTAAGGAAGCATTTCGTATATTAGAAAATAAAGACGTTATCCTAGGACCGGCAAAAGACGGCGGCTACTATCTAGTTGGTCTGCAGTCGGATACTCCGGAACTCTTTCAAGGAATAGAATGGAGTACGGAAACAGTGTTTTCCAGAAGTCTGGAAAAGATGCAATGGGCCCGTAAACAAGTGGGACTTCTCCCAGTATTGTCAGACTTGGACGAAGCTAAAGATCTGGAATATTTCGAGTCCAAGGGAGTCTTGGATTGGAAGAAACCAAACGCTTAG
- a CDS encoding SRPBCC family protein — protein MKTNTDVKFVYSTYISAEPEKVWEALTSAEFSKKYWFGREVEGDWKEGGKVRFIDPEGRPEIVGTILKCEKPLLLSYTWALSPDHPFLEKVKDRLEENNAPTKVSFILKKMKEGLTKLTVLHEDLLPKDIVEDTDTFFGLNNGWPAIIASLKSLLETGKAIEYDL, from the coding sequence ATGAAAACGAACACTGATGTAAAATTCGTATACAGCACCTATATCTCCGCCGAGCCGGAAAAAGTGTGGGAAGCTCTCACGAGTGCTGAGTTTTCTAAGAAGTATTGGTTTGGAAGAGAGGTAGAAGGAGATTGGAAGGAAGGAGGCAAGGTTCGATTTATAGATCCAGAAGGCCGACCTGAGATCGTCGGAACCATATTAAAATGTGAAAAGCCGCTTCTACTCAGCTATACTTGGGCTCTCAGTCCGGATCATCCTTTCTTAGAGAAAGTGAAAGATAGATTAGAAGAAAATAATGCACCTACTAAGGTAAGTTTTATCTTAAAGAAAATGAAGGAAGGTTTAACCAAGCTTACAGTTCTTCACGAGGATCTACTTCCGAAGGATATTGTAGAAGATACCGATACGTTCTTCGGATTGAATAATGGATGGCCTGCGATCATTGCCTCTTTGAAAAGCCTGCTCGAGACCGGAAAGGCAATCGAATACGACCTATAA
- a CDS encoding sterol desaturase family protein yields the protein MEKINLITIAIPFFFLLIGLELAFSWYHKRKLYRLNDSINDLSAGISSQIFGIIFKTITFFAYIWVYENWRLFDLPSWPSEPAAWMPTGEVWGISASTWSWTIVLGVWAACFILYDLAYYWNHRLSHEVNFLWAGHVVHHQSEEYNLTVALRQASFHGLFTWIFYVPLAILGFSPIVMVLNGQLNLIYQFWIHTKAVDKLPGWFEAIFNTPSHHRVHHGINPKYIDRNHGGTLIVFDKWFGTFQKEEETPVYGTVKPLRSFNPIWANVHYWIEMVEQAWKSPRFIDKVKVFFAMPGWRPQDLGGQYPIPEVDEKTFKKYDITIPKSLTAYAVVWFVLTLIGTFGMLVKINSIPTNIQYIIFFFSIFSLTTIGAIFDLKRWALYLEPIRVLLLVYTAYGLGFPPTTLLVAAGLGLVSLVWFFSQRNVFAKWKEIDPVKEMGRRAA from the coding sequence ATGGAAAAAATAAATCTAATTACAATCGCAATTCCGTTCTTCTTCTTACTCATCGGCTTGGAGCTAGCCTTTTCTTGGTATCACAAGAGGAAACTCTACCGACTTAACGATTCCATCAACGATCTAAGCGCAGGAATTTCCAGCCAGATCTTCGGGATCATCTTCAAAACCATTACGTTTTTCGCATACATTTGGGTGTATGAAAATTGGAGACTGTTCGACCTTCCTTCTTGGCCAAGCGAACCCGCTGCATGGATGCCTACCGGAGAAGTTTGGGGAATTTCTGCTTCCACTTGGTCTTGGACCATCGTACTGGGAGTCTGGGCTGCATGCTTTATCCTTTATGATCTAGCATACTACTGGAACCATAGACTCAGCCACGAAGTAAATTTCCTTTGGGCAGGACATGTGGTCCATCACCAAAGCGAAGAATACAACCTAACTGTCGCACTGCGCCAGGCAAGTTTTCACGGACTATTCACTTGGATCTTCTATGTTCCTCTGGCAATTTTAGGTTTCTCTCCAATCGTTATGGTTTTGAACGGTCAACTCAACTTGATCTATCAATTCTGGATCCATACAAAAGCTGTGGATAAACTCCCAGGCTGGTTCGAAGCTATCTTTAATACTCCTTCTCATCACAGAGTTCACCACGGGATCAATCCGAAATACATCGACAGAAACCATGGCGGAACCTTGATCGTATTCGACAAATGGTTCGGAACCTTCCAAAAAGAAGAAGAAACTCCTGTTTACGGCACAGTGAAACCTCTTCGCAGTTTCAATCCGATCTGGGCAAACGTTCACTATTGGATCGAAATGGTAGAGCAAGCATGGAAGAGCCCTCGATTCATCGATAAGGTTAAGGTATTCTTTGCAATGCCAGGCTGGAGACCGCAAGATTTAGGCGGACAATATCCTATCCCCGAAGTGGACGAAAAGACATTCAAGAAGTATGATATTACTATTCCGAAAAGCCTCACTGCTTATGCAGTGGTTTGGTTTGTCCTCACTCTTATCGGGACTTTCGGAATGCTCGTAAAGATCAATTCGATTCCTACAAATATCCAATACATCATCTTCTTCTTTAGCATTTTCTCTCTGACAACGATCGGTGCGATTTTTGATCTGAAACGTTGGGCATTGTATTTAGAGCCGATCCGTGTTCTCTTGCTTGTCTATACTGCTTATGGATTGGGATTCCCTCCTACCACTCTTTTGGTAGCTGCAGGGCTCGGGCTCGTATCTTTGGTTTGGTTTTTCTCCCAGCGTAACGTATTCGCAAAATGGAAAGAAATCGACCCTGTCAAGGAAATGGGACGTAGAGCAGCATAA
- a CDS encoding alpha-E domain-containing protein, translated as MLSRVAESVYWMNRYMERAENYSRFLDVNFQLSLDLNEDSNRQWMPLVYTTGDNELFSRKYNSPSKENVIHFMSLDTENPNSIMNCLIRARENARTIRENISTPMWEVINEFYLTIKSKRRFDESDMPGIAEFFKAIRNQCLLFYGCQEATISHDEVWHFALLGRLLERADKTTRILDMKYFILLPPREDVGSTLDLIQWLSLLKSASAHEMFNRFYTRITPKSIAEFLILDKIFPRAIRFCLSKTFDSLKVLSGTEKDSYGEETEKKVGVLLSEMNYASIDEIFSSGMHEYLDQLQVRLNGIASQLDETYFRN; from the coding sequence ATGCTAAGCCGAGTAGCTGAATCCGTATACTGGATGAATCGCTATATGGAGAGAGCGGAAAATTATTCACGTTTCTTGGATGTGAATTTTCAGCTCTCCCTGGATTTGAACGAAGACTCCAATCGCCAATGGATGCCACTCGTTTATACTACGGGTGATAACGAGTTATTTTCCCGTAAATACAATTCTCCAAGTAAGGAAAACGTAATACATTTCATGAGTTTGGATACTGAAAATCCGAATTCGATTATGAACTGTTTAATCCGTGCTAGAGAGAATGCTAGAACCATTCGTGAAAATATTTCTACTCCTATGTGGGAGGTGATTAACGAATTCTATCTTACTATAAAATCCAAACGCAGATTCGATGAATCCGATATGCCTGGAATCGCTGAATTCTTTAAAGCCATCCGAAACCAATGTCTCTTGTTCTATGGTTGCCAAGAGGCTACGATCTCTCACGACGAGGTCTGGCATTTTGCTCTCTTGGGAAGATTATTGGAAAGAGCTGATAAGACCACGCGCATCTTGGACATGAAATACTTTATTCTTCTTCCTCCTAGAGAAGATGTAGGTTCTACCTTGGATCTGATCCAATGGCTTTCTCTTTTGAAATCGGCGAGTGCTCATGAGATGTTCAATCGTTTCTACACTAGGATCACTCCTAAGAGCATTGCAGAGTTCCTGATTTTGGATAAGATCTTTCCGAGAGCGATCCGCTTTTGTCTCTCCAAGACCTTTGATAGTTTGAAGGTACTGAGCGGGACAGAAAAAGATAGCTATGGAGAAGAGACGGAGAAAAAAGTAGGGGTGCTTCTTTCCGAGATGAATTATGCATCCATAGACGAGATCTTTTCCTCAGGAATGCACGAATATCTAGACCAGTTGCAGGTCCGTTTGAATGGGATCGCCTCCCAATTGGATGAAACGTATTTTAGAAATTAA